ACCTTAGCAGCATCAGCTTTCTTTAATTATGCTTATAAAAAGTCAACACTTTAGGATAGAAGGAACATTAATGTGGGCGCGTTAACACCCTGTTTTTGGAAGCCAATACGTTAGCTTACTTCGGCCCCAGATGTGCACCGCCTTTCCTTTGAAACCATCTAAATTTCTGTAACACATAATAGCAAATTTCGTTTacttttgggggggggggggggaataaaaCACCCCGTGTGTGTTAATTACATTTGTCTCACTGTGGCGACACAGGCCACCGCCGCCCGaccttgctgtttttttttcttttttttttttctacactctTGGGTTTTActacaagatttaaaaaaaaaccgtAAATATTCTGATACGGTGCAATTAAATTAGCCGTGGCCAGTAGCGTTTAAAGAGATTGGTGGTGTCCGAGTAAGTGGATTTCTCTGAGACGGTAAACAAGACACTTTCTGGGTTTATCCGGTGTTGGCTTAAAAGCTAACTACATAGCACTCCGTGCAATTGCGGAAGATCAGCGGAGTCCTCCCTGAAAGCGGCTGTGGTTTCGTTATTTTGCATTAGACGATGAAGCCGTTCGGTTTCCGTGGTGTAAATTTCATAGAAACTTGTGGTTAGACTCCATTTTCGGTAAGTCGTTGTTGACGCTTAAGTGAAATATAGGAATTTGAGCGTTTATGTGAGTTTTTCTTCCGAATATGAGCGTTGCCCTGCCTGTAGGCCTACACCGACAATCTGTTAGCAAAGCTAACTAGCAGACAGCAGTCTGCAAGATGGCGTTTAGCTGCATCTTCTCACATTTTCATTAGTGCATAGCATATTATCAACACATAGTGTGTTGCTAACTAAATGCATATATTTGATTGGACTTTGACACCAGCAATCTGATTCGTAGCCTCTTGACGCAATATTATGCGGAATTACTGAAATGTTCTCACCTTACAAACAACAAACTAACTGAAAAGCTTTCAGAGAGGCATTCAAATACGATGCAAagtatttgatttgtttgtaaCAGTGTTGAAGGCAAATCACAGTGCTTACACAGAACTTCTTCCGTAGCTTTTTGCACACTGAATACAGTGTTGGTTCAACATGCACACTGCAAACAGTAAGAGATTACCTGTCAGGTTTGttaatgcagtttattttacagCTGCCTGTTAAATATTGCATAATTTCTGTTAACTTTTAATGTCCAAActcattgtttaatttttagtaTTTAGTTTATGTATATATTCTTTAATAATGCACATTTCCCCCTCTCTTTGTACAAGAACTAAAAGAGAATTTCTGCTTCAGGACAGTCACTTTAATGGCAGCCATTAATCTAGGCACTTTTTCAAACCGAGtgcctggatttttttttttttcatgtgtttatgAAAGAATTAAGATTAAACTCATCCTTTTATTAGgctgaaaacatatttctaatgCCTGGACTGGCTTTGCTACTATTTCTGTTAGCAGACATGGATTGGATTAGGGACTCATTGACTGAGGATTTCAGCTTTTAGGATTATGGAGTTGCTCAGTGATATTGCTGGTTATGGCCTTTTACATGATCCAGCTTTAGATCTGTAAAACATTGCATTATCAGAATTCGGCCGTCTTTTGTAAACAGATGTTTACATGTGGCCCTTTTTCTTCTAAGTTTGTTAAAATTGCAGCTTCAGTTTCAGCAATCGCAAACAAACACATCTCTTTAAGCCTTGCAGGACTTGGAAACAGCTAGTGAGCTGCCACTCCAGGCTGTTTGCTACTGCTCATTGTTTATCATGCAGTCAGCTGACCCTGATCAGGCGCTTGGAAAGGAGAAGTGATGAGAGAGAGGAACTCCGTAACTGTAGGCATCTACAGATCTTAATGGGAAATGTGCAGCTATTTCTGTTCTCTACGCGGGATATGTAAAATTTGGTTACGGCACAAAGATGTTACACATCAAAGTTCAAGTGGTGAATGCAAATTACAACTAAGTTAGAAAgaaatctaaataattaaattcaatttgtaaaaaaaaaaaaaaaagggctgtAACACTTTAAAGGGTACTGAAAGTGATTCGGACTGCTGCAGAAATAGTTGGTATCACATCTGAGACCAAAGTAATGTGGTTCTGAAACCCAAATTAAACAATATTCTCCAGATGCTATCAGGCGCCTCAGATAAAACTGGAAATAGaagggttttgttgttgtttctgtagGCAATgttcaataataaataataatatattagatttaaaaaccacagaaaactaatcaaagatttaaaaatgtaaattaaaaaatattaattgctGTCAAAGTAGACATAAATCATTCACAAAAGATTAGGGCtacataatattttatgtataacAGTATGGAACTGTGTTAATAATAATGTTGAGCATAAATAATTGTGATTATAGATTTGTCCATAGCGAGCTTAACAATGTTACAGTTACACTAGTGGCAATATTGCAAATTAGACTTCAATAAACAGAATTATCTGAAAATTGATCAAATCGATTGAAAAAGTACAAAGAGGTTAAATCTGAGTTTATATATTAACTTTAAACTTCAAATTCTATCGTGATGAAGATTGCATTCTCCTGTCTCTGGATGTAACTAAATAATAACTATATTCCATGACACGTTTTATTACAAGATTAATGAGCGTAAGAGGATCATCTATGTTAGAAAGGTCAACCAATCAGCAAATCTGAAAGATGATGTAGGCAGGTAGAGAAGATTGTCAAACACGTCCTGCAACTGCCAGTGACATTAGTGTACTGACTGAAAGACACCAGGTAAGGGAACTGAGAAGCAAACTCATAGCTATTCACTGCTTATCTCACGCTGTCGTTATTTATAGTTTGTCTTGGGTGTGGTTATTAGTGAAGCTTTATTTGATTTAGATTTAGCTACTGGATAGAATTTAATTTATACTTAAAGCTCATGTCAGGAGTATCTTTTTTAAAGGTTGTGCTTAGTATCTATAGAAATCTAGCTAGCAGaagagatattttaaaaaaataaatgtattcctGTTCACTCATAGATTTTAATGTTTCCAACTGTCAGAAAATCCATCAAACCTGGCAGAgatagttttaaatattaataatcacaaacaaTGGAGTGTAATTGTGTTCCCAGTTGTAGTTGTATTAATACAAAGCTGTATTAAATTATAATTGCAATCTCTAAGTAATTTGTGACTacctacaaataaaaaatactgttagggatttgctatttttaaagttttttgtcaTACAGTTTAATGAACTGTTGCATAAGAATCGTCTTAAactaaatacttttgttttgtaagcCAATTAATCTAATTGCGTTCTAAACTTCTGATAAATGAGACATTAGATGGCTTAATATGAGTATAAAAACTAGTTTTATGGCTTGAATTgaatatatttactttattagATGGACATTTAGATGTCCTCTTGGTGCTGTATTAATATAAGTGGCTTATTGATCACTTGGCGAAAATTCTGACTATCCCAGGGATTGAGGTCAACAGGATAATGACTGCTTTTCGGATCACAGGAAAGTCATGCCTTAACAGGATTTGTCTGCTGATCTGAATTGTGTGTCAGGACACATCGACATTGCAGCAGAATTATAAGGTTGAACAGGGAGCAGTATGTTGCCCATTTTGTTCTATCTGCTGGTTAAAATTGCTTTTGGGCCATTACCATTTTGCATTTTGGATTtctaaactaattttaaaaataatgttgctcttcctcttaaaataaaatattgactgTATATGCTTActattttctctctccttttcttttttgtctgtttttagaacAACAAGTGCCCTGGTAGTTGGAGTAaggtaattaaaaaaagcagGATAAGATGAGTGAACTGGACCAGTTACGCCAAGAGGCAGAGCAGCTCAAAAATCAGATAAGAGTAAGTAACAAAATTCGATTGTCTATGTAGAAGTTGGCGCATGTGATGTGtacaaatgtaaatatgctAAAGAGCTAAATTCTCTTTTTTCCAGGATGCTAGAAAAGCATGTGCAGATGCCACACTATCACAGGTAATGTCTGACAGAGTGCTTTGCTCTGAAAGATTCATTGTGAATACAGCAGAATTCAGTGGATCATTCTGAGCCTAACAAAAGTCTGTAATGTTTTGCAGATTACAGCTAATGTCGAAGCCGTTGGCCGAATCCAGATGCGTACAAGACGAACACTGCGGGGTCATTTGGCCAAAATCTATGCCATGCACTGGGGGACAGACTCCAGGTACGTCGACGTTATTTTCTAAACATGGATTTTTAGCTGAAACCATTTTCCAGCTGTCTAATGTTGTTCCTGCTCCTGTTTTTAGGCTTTTGGTCAGCGCCTCTCAAGATGGAAAACTCATTATTTGGGATAGCTATACCACAAACAAggtgaattttatttaaggatacagtaaaaatgaaatgtgcaGCAGTATACACGGATGCACAAATCAGTGATTTTGCTTTTTGcacaattgatttttttattccataaataaatatgttcctctttcagaagaagaaaattagtTTATTGGTGGTTCTTTGCACTGATCcaagcaaaaacagaattataCTGCAACACCCATTTTTTATCTGCTGAAGCCGATACTCTAgttcttaaaacaaaactgatgagTTGGgttttaaattctgttgtttttagcaCATTAGAATGCTTTTGAGGTAAACTCCCACATAAACTtatgtgtaataaaatattagttgTTCTTCTGGTGTACAGATACGCCAGTCTTCTCTAACCTGTACACGTTGCTTAAGCGTAAGTGAGTAATTTACTATAGGTTCAACAAGCAGTTTTGTTGCTGATGTCAAGTTTTGATTTGCTACTTTAAATTTATATCTAtgacagttttttaaagagCTGTATTACAAGAACATGTTAGCGCAGCATTCAGATTATATTTCCTAGCATTCCTGCTGATAGAAGCTATTAATTATTCACAATAGGAGGAATAACAATGAGTGTGAGATAGCagttgtttaagaaaaaaaagtcattttataaCAAAAGGCAGCAGGTTTGACAGTTTTAGCTTTGTGTTAATGGTTAGAATGGCCATCATTATTAAAACTCCAGCAACTATCTGGATTTCCTGAAGACGATGCGTCCTTACCAAAGCTCTTTTCAAAAGATTTCCCAAAAAgctgcaaatatttccaaatccaAACAGGTTGAAAGCTTAAATTCTTAACCATAGAATGACTTTCTGTTACTTTATTAAACCTTCCCGTTATCTGCTTTAAGTTTTGCTCTCTCAGCCTGATTTAACCACAGATATGTCACCCACAAGTCTTTGCTTTCTCTGATATCGAACATCACTTAGTCTGAGgctttgaatttaaataacAGCCTTCAAGTTGAAGGCTGTTATCTGAGTCACCTGATAGTTTAGAGAGGATTTTGAGTCTGACTGGTCAGTACCAATCAAGGTCAAAACTCTGCCCAATACCCTTTTAAGGTTATTTTTGGCACTAGTAACTTTTATTTGTGGTAGATTAGACAGGAAATGGGTAGAGGTAGAGAAGATATGCAGCAAAGGTTCCTGGGTAGGAATTGAACCCCAGATGGCTGAGTTGAGGACTGATGGCCTCTGTGGGACGGCTACTCCTCCTCTACACCGCGCTCCATCAGGATGACATCAGCAGGCATAGAGTTATGATTAGAAAGTTTTCTTTACCATCTTGTATACCTTAATAtcttcagaggttttaaaatctaatttcaagttttttgtttcttttttagtgTTGGCTTTCAGTAATATTTGCTGCATTATAAAAGTGAAGTCAGATCTTGTAGGAAAAACTTTAGCAGTACTGagatttcttcagttttgcatatttttttactggCATTCCTTTTGTTTCAAGTTAAACAAGCTTCTCAtctgtttaaatttcttttttttccctctatcaaaaacagaacattcttGCTTCAAACTTGCATTTTCTCTGAATTaaattttctgtgtgtgttgctgtgttcTGCAGGTTCATGCCATTCCACTTCGATCTTCCTGGGTCATGACTTGTGCATATGCACCTTCAGGAAACTATGTGGCCTGTGGTGGCTTAGACAACATCTGCTCCATTTACAACCTGAAAACACGTGAGGGGAATGTACGTGTGAGCCGTGAGCTCGCAGGACATACAGGTATAGGATACTTCACAAATACAGTGTATTTGTGTACAAGTATAGGTTTACATAAAACCGCATTGGATTTTTGGGTTATTTATCAAATTTATCTGCTGGTTATTTGACTGTTAGGATACCTGTCCTGCTGTCGCTTTCTTGACGACAACCAGATTGTTACAAGCTCTGGAGATACCACTtggtaagtaaaaaaaaaaaatagctagaAACTCTTAACTTGTCTAAGTATTTTTCTATGAAGGGAACTGAAAACAGTCTGACTGTCTTGTTATTTTTCACAGTGCACTTTGGGACATTGAGACAGGCCAGCAGACAACCACATTTGCTGGACACACAGGTGATGTCATGAGCCTGTCTCTTAGCCCTGACACTCGGTCATTCGTCTCTGGTGCTTGCGATGCCTCTGCTAAACTCTGGGATGTTCGAGAGGGGATGTGCAGGCAGACTTTCACTGGCCATGAGTCTGACATTAATGCTATCTGTGTAAGTCATTTAAGCTCTCcttcactttttaaatgcaCATTCTTAATGTGGCCAAGTTATGTACCACTGTTGTGCTTTAACATTTGCATTTGTACGTTTCAGTTCTTCCCTAATGGCAATGCCTTTGCCACGGGCTCTGATGATGCCACCTGCAGGCTGTTTGATCTGCGAGCTGATCAAGAGCTGATGATCTACTCTCACGACAACATCATATGTGGCATTACCTCTGTTGCATTCTCCAAGAGCGGCCGCCTTCTTCTGGCAGGATATGATGACTTCAACTGTAATGTGTGGGACACATTAAAAGCTGACCGTGCTGGTAAGTAACTGAGAAATGTCTTAAACAGGTTTGTCTCAAATAGACTCTTTTACTACATTACGTTTTGTACAAAAATGGTGTCAGATCACTTTGTTGCTGATCAGTAACCCAGCAGTGGTAGAGAGGGTGAAGTTTTTACCTTGAAAGCTAAAGATGGATGGTGTATTTAAAATTGGATTAGTAGCATAATCATGTGTGCAATAAAAATCCTCAAAGGGAATGTGCTGGTTAACAGCTGGTACATTTGGTTTGAAACCTAAACATTTGCAATGATTAGAGTTAATATTCTGCATTAATCAGCAGCCATCTTAATGGCAGTAAGATGAAGTTCTCCCTTTGTCAGTAGGCTGCCTAACAGTATGAACAGTGGTTGTCACGCTTCATTCAGAGGCTTGCACTACCTTAGCAGATGCTACAGATacctgttaatcacccattcATTAAGTTGTGGGAGTGGCAGCTGGGAAATAGctaaaacatgaagaagaaacCAGGAATTACAGCTGTCAAACAATAGTTGCTTTAAAGCATCTTAAGGTCACAGGAAGTTTCTAGACAGGTTAATTTTTTACCATTCATTTTTCCTGAGGCCTCTTAAAGTCTCAGAAAATCCTTAAATTacttaatttcaattttaaactttaaaaggtCAAAAATACCTTCAGCTTTACTACACTAAGGTTTAGTTGTGTGTTAAAAGTTCTGCTCCTGAACTCGACTTATTGTACTTTCTTTTGACTATCAGTAATTTAAATGTAGTTCTGCTGGAGTTGTGTGACTGACAAGAAGTTTGTCTTAAAGAAATTCAGATATTTGCTGAAGTTTTGAgctgagaataaagtcaataaaCTCCCAAAGTGATTACATTTGACCTGTTAGTGTGGCACCACACTGTTTTGACAGACCTGACAACtgatagttctttttttttttaaggtgtgTTGGCTGGACATGACAACCGCGTTAGCTGCCTGGGAGTTACTGACGATGGCATGGCAGTTGCAACGGGATCCTGGGACAGTTTTCTGAAGATCTGGAATTGAAGCCTGAAGGTTCTTTTTGTCGTATTTGCATTAAAggtagagatgcaccgatcagaaTTTTGTAGCTGActttccatttctgctttttgttaaGCTTTGTCCTGCCAATACTAACTTTATCAGTTCTAGTTTCTCTTTAGGAACATTACTTTAACTACATTTTGCCAGCCTTCCTTTGTTGTGCGGACATTCGTTTTTTATGATAGCCTAAGTGTCATGCTTGCTTTAACATGTTGCTAGCATCTCTATAAAATACTTCTGTGTAATCTATAGAATAGaactctgaaattttcaaaAGGCTGCCggcatttcaaagttttatgaCAGGCAGAAGTAAAAGCTCAGACTTTACTGTACTTTGTTCAGTCCTCCTGTTCTCAGCTGGAAGTCTTGCTGTCTTTCTCTCAGCTTTTTGAACCACAGACATCTTATATGACAAAGAAAACGTTCCTTGTATATAGCTTCTTACATCAGTTTTCTCTGATGTCATCTAAATGCCTCAGGGCACCATCCTTATTAAAAAGTGCAGTTTTTACACCCCTGTTAGTACGTAGGAACAGTTCATTCACTGTAAATGGATCAGTTGGATTGTTGAATTTCTAACCAGCTGATCGCCGGTCAGGGCAGGAGTGGCACAGAATCGTCCGATTCCGATCACCAGCTGATTtctcggtgcatctctaattgAAGACGATTAGTTTATCTTGACTTTAATAAATATTCTGAGAATTCATGGGCCGGCTCAGCTGCTAGGCATAAACATCTGTATGCTATTCTGCTTCTCTGTTTCTCCATGACTCtctcttctgctgcttctcaaaatgtctttctttgttCCCCAGATGTTCTTTTAACTCCAAAGTTGACTGGAAGACCATTACAACTTGAGAATGTTCACAGCGTCATCTTCAACACTGTTTAAACTGACTTGGACACCACAAAAACGAAGGGAAACCAATGCCTTTCCTACACAAAGAAGAGCACAATTGTTTATCACCTAGTTAAGAAAGGATCTCCTGTGGTATCAAATCAGAAACTTGTGCATTCCTTCTTGGACCATTTTATGTTACcttgaaagagaaaacaacactATCATCCCATGCAAATGTGTGCGTCTTGAAAGCAAATGTTGGAGTGTAATTgtacaaattatttaacttttttttttttttaagatttctatTCTGATGGTTTATTATTCTCGATGGCTTTTCTCTTTGTCATATTTCTTTAGTGGTTTTAGATATGTTTGAATTACAGCTTGTCTTTGTAATCCAGGTAaatcaaatgagaaaaaaaaacaaaaaaacatgcagaagtAAAAGCTTGGATCATATTACACGAGCAGCTTTCGAAAATGTCCAGGATGTATTTATATTCTAGCTGTTTTTGTTCCATCACAGCTTTTTGCACATGAAGCTTCGCCTCTAAACTAATAACATTGTTAATTAACCAGGCACATGCTATAAGTTATGAATGCTCATTCCAGGACAAACGGAGTTATTATGAGGAAAACTATCCAGTTAAACCCCTCGATTCTTGTACATGCCTTTTTGGCTTTTGGTGGGGAAGGGCAGGGTAGTGATTTAGGCTCAGAGTTTAATAAGGCATGGCTTGAATTTACTATATAGAAGGGGTTTTGTGTTCTGTATCCACTTTGAGTGAAACACCTCACCTGACTTAAATACACACTTCCTTTGCTTGGGACTGCAGTTACAACTCTGTGAATGAAATGTACAAATCAATGTCTGAAAATAATGGTCTGATGTTTTAAGTTAAGACATAAAATTTTGTCTGCCACGAGTTAATTTAGATGTGCATGCTGTAGACTTGCTTTCAATGGTGCAAAAAATcctagattttcttttgttaccAAAAAGGAGAGTTAACCTATTGATTGAACTTAATAGAGGCCATTTTTTGGCTCAAACTCTGCATACATCATGTACTAATACTGGTAATGCTATGCACCAGAGTGGGCAAGAATGATGAAAGGCTTGATATTAACTTCATACTTAGTGTAAATTATGCTTACCAGTTCTATTGatgccattttaaataaaaaaaaaattataacaatcATAGTGAGAAATCTATCCTCTCCTTCCAATCTTCACTCTCAATGGAACAAAAATGTCCTCACATACTGTCCATACTAAAActtttgtacaattttattttatttttttggtcttaAACTGAAAATCGGAGCATCTGAATGCCATTTCACTGTATACAGAAGCACTTTTGTTAAGGTTGTGAGAtactttcacttttcttttttttttttttctgcaatgaTGTACAATAAATGTGATGTATTCGTGTGTGGCCACAAGTGAAAATGCGATTCAACTGAGATggattttccttttctctttccaTTGATAATATAGAGCTCGGCACCCTTATGTACCTTTCcactttttgtatttcatttcagTCTGTTGGTGTTCCACGGTGAGCTGGATGCAAGATAGATACTGTACTAAATTGTACTGTTATtgattgaaaaatgtaataaaaagctgtttgagATCTCTTTTGGTGcattaaaaatctttaattgACTTTTACATGTTCTTGTGTTAACATTCATCAAGTTGTAACTTGTTATTTTTAACCACTaagcttttttcctccctctgtaAGGAGAATACTAATAATGCACAAGTTAAACTTTCATAACATTAGTTTCAGTTTAATGGTGGAAGGGGAACATATTTTAAGACAGCTTTGTTCaaattgtcttaattttttttgttgagccTTAGGATGTTCAGGTTTGAGAGTCACATAATCTGGATTTAAAATAGCATCAATTAATTTAACCAGAAAATCAAGAATTACGTATGCTGCAAAAAACTACAGATAATCACAGCTCCTTTTTGAGTtggagtttttttgtgtgcttatTGAGCAAAGTGGCAtccatttttactgttttatagATTGACACAAgtataaaaattttattcttaatCTGTTCAGGTAGCCAGTCTGCTTAAAATGCTTCTTGTAGCCACCATTCTATTACTTAAGTCACCTTTATGCTGAAAAGAGTGGCGCTTTATTCTTAGGACTATGGTTGACTGTTTTTCCACACCAGAAATATTCCCAAATAGTATTCTTCTTTTGAGGGAGGAAACATTTTAGTAGATTTCTCTGTGAAACAACAGCTGATGGAGAGGTAGTGCTGCATTAATAAGCAGTTTGAGAAAGCCCACACTGCTGTTTGAATTTTTCAAACATCCAGATCAAAGGACTTTAAACCACAGGATGGATaattttagcagttttaaaaccacagcttttaaaaataccGTAGATCTTGGTACTGAAAACTGGCCCATGCACATATCTGTCACTGATTCCTATTCTAAGATCAATCTAAGTGTTTtgaattacaaagaaaaataacatttgcaaCCTGTATATATGTCATCATATAATAAtcaagattaaaaacatttccagaataTCTTAAGTTCTTTGAAAGAGAAGTCTGAGGTGTATAAATCTTAATCTTATGCACTCCTTTTGGtagataaatttattttacagtataGATTTAATTtgcatcaataaatcaaaagaatACAATTGTATAAACAGTAATGGTTATAGAGTCTAACAGCTGCTGAGAGGAAGGAACTACTATAAGACACTTTTGTGCACCTAGGATTCAGTAGTCTCACACATAGAGCTTTCCAGTTCAGTAACAGCTTCATGCGATTGGCATCTTCTGatagaaaacaacacattttatacACTTTATTTGCCCAGTaatatttggatgttttttatgGCCTATAGAATCTGtggttatttttcaaaatcactGATTCCCATTTTAGTTGAATCCAAACaattagaaacaacaaagacaaataaCTCAACTTCATTATTCTTACAAGGATGATGGTTATAAATGAGTTTCTTCTCACTTTATATTATgcatgtgaaaatatatatataaaaatattttagaaatagtGTAAATGGGACCTATTGAAAGCTATTGACGATAACAATGTAAAAATTAACCTTAATATTATTGCACTCTGTCTCTACACATAAAGCTTTGTCTTCAtacctttttcttctttaaaacaaaagtataggtttttatttaaaaataaattcagaatctATTTTCCTTTTAGTCTggtaaaaaaagtatttaagaCAACTATGCCAAAATGAGTTGTTCCAAACGAAGCAGATCAAGTGTAAACGCTACGTTCTGTACTAGGTTGTGCGGACGACCGCCATCTTCCCTTTCCCGACATACCAACTGACGGAAGTTGTCTGTATGGATGAAAAAACTCTGCCTGAACGATTCATGTCGAGGGGcgaaacaacaaatcaaactgATTATCTGCAGTGTAATTCATCATAGCCATGAACATGCTGTAATAGATTAGCATTTTTTACAACATATAATGGTCGATTTGTTCGTTAGGTAACGACAGATATTTTGATTTGTCGTTTTTATGAGGCAGAGTACAGAAAAGGACCCCTCCTAAAAAATGATACCGCCCACCCAAGTGACGTAGGTCCTGCTTCGCTTAGCCCATGCCATTTTGGAAGGCCTTACGTGGTGTCGTCTGTTTTCGCCTCGTGGAAAAACACTCACCTTTGCCGAGTGTCTTGCTTTACTTGTGAGTCGAGAAGAGGCATTTGCAAAAAATTTTGAAACGTTTCAAGTTTGCGAACATTAGTTTTGTAGGGGGGAAATAGTTTTGTCAAGTTTTGTTCCCGCCGGCGGAGAAGCGCATTGGAACTGTTGTCATCCGGTGTTGACGAAACAGATCGCTGCCCAGTGTTGCATCGaacaaaggaagaacaaaactgaTGTTCGTCCTGTAGCACAATCTACGGGAATTGTTGAAGAAAGTTGGTATT
Above is a genomic segment from Xiphophorus couchianus chromosome 20, X_couchianus-1.0, whole genome shotgun sequence containing:
- the gnb1b gene encoding guanine nucleotide binding protein (G protein), beta polypeptide 1b, with protein sequence MSELDQLRQEAEQLKNQIRDARKACADATLSQITANVEAVGRIQMRTRRTLRGHLAKIYAMHWGTDSRLLVSASQDGKLIIWDSYTTNKVHAIPLRSSWVMTCAYAPSGNYVACGGLDNICSIYNLKTREGNVRVSRELAGHTGYLSCCRFLDDNQIVTSSGDTTCALWDIETGQQTTTFAGHTGDVMSLSLSPDTRSFVSGACDASAKLWDVREGMCRQTFTGHESDINAICFFPNGNAFATGSDDATCRLFDLRADQELMIYSHDNIICGITSVAFSKSGRLLLAGYDDFNCNVWDTLKADRAGVLAGHDNRVSCLGVTDDGMAVATGSWDSFLKIWN